From a region of the Mytilus galloprovincialis chromosome 3, xbMytGall1.hap1.1, whole genome shotgun sequence genome:
- the LOC143069501 gene encoding ribonuclease P/MRP protein subunit POP5-like encodes MVRFKNRYLVCEAVTDARKPEFTQMDFLRCLKDAVSKYHGDYGTGSIMTSLFVKYFNPDTGIIIIRVKRGCHLMIQSTLTFMTKVKDCETMLHTIHIGGTLKSCQKFLIRYHQKQLATSLKRCKTKG; translated from the exons ATGGTTCGGTTCAAAAACAG ATATTTAGTGTGTGAAGCTGTAACAGACGCCAGGAAACCAGAGTTTACACAGATGGATTTTCTTCGTTGTTTGAAAGATGCAGTATCAAAATATCATGGAGATTATGGCACAGGGTCTATTATGACTTCATTATTTG TAAAGTATTTTAACCCAGATACTGGGATCATTATTATACGAGTTAAACGTGGATGTCATCTGATGATCCAGTCAACTTTGACCTTTATGACAAAGGTCAAAGATTGTGAAACCATGTTACATACTATTCACATAGGAg gtacACTGAAGTCATGCCAGAAATTTCTGATCAGATATCATCAAAAACAACTAGCTACATCACTGAAACGATGTAAAACTAAAGGTTAG